ATAGTTGCACATTGGTTACTATGCCAATGACAAGGAGCTGAGCGGGAACTATTCATTGAATGTGCCTTTCAATGGATCCCCTATGTGGAAGACTAGCCGAGTGATCTATACACTGCATACAGATGTCTATGCATACGGTTTGGATGTTTTTTCTCTCAAATTGCTCGAAATCAACTGGGTTACGGGTCTCGCCATCACGGTGTACCCTAAGACATTCGATAGATAACATTAACACCTGACATAATCATACGGAGTAGTTATACGTATTTGAAATCTACAATATTGACTAACTAATTTGAATCCTGCAAAGCACAAAGGTGACCTGCAAAGCCCTTCGAGGCCCAAACGGTTTACCGAGCAGTATATCCACCGTCCACAGGGAGGAGAATACCAGTGACCCAGTTAGCGTCATCACTAGCTAATACAACAGAGAGCTTAGCAATGTCATCCGGCCAACCAGGTCCGTTGAACGGGTGTCTTTGCTTAAGGTCATTCCAGGGGGTCATATAAGTGGTTGTTTCTTTGAAAATGGCCGTTTGTGTATCTATGCAGATAATCAGCATGAAATGCCAAGGGACTTGGAGACCAAAACATACATCCAGGGCAGATGGCGTTGACATGGATACGATGAGGCGCGTAGTCCAGCGCCACCTGTTTGGTCAGGTTGCTGACAGCACCTTTCGACGCACAGTAAGACGCTATTTCGTGGGAGAAGGCGACTCAAGTCAGTACCACACATGTATGATAAATGAGGGACTTATTTGTTTGTGCTTACGGTTATCAAGACCGGCCACGATACCCATAATGGAAGACATGTTGATAATCCAGCCACGGTCTCCAGAGGAATGCGGAGGCTGTTTCAACATCTGCGCAGTGGCATACTTACAGCCTAGAAAGACTGACTTGACATTGACGCGCATTGTAGTATCCCAGACATCCTCATCTGTCAAGTGGCACACCGCTGGTGTTCTGGCTTCCAGCGCTACGCCGGCATTGTTGACTAAACTGCCATCCGCGAAAGTCAATGGAACTGTATGAATTGGCCCGCTCAACCAGTTAGACTTACATGTCTAGTCGACCAAATCTGTCCACTGCAGCTTGAACTAGGCGTTCCATTTGACCCGCATCACCAACGTCGGTTTGGACAAAAATGGCATGACCTCCATCTCGAGTGATCAGATCGTGCGTTGCGGTGTCCAACTCTTCGGGGGCTTGAGAGCGTGCTGTAACAGAGAGATCTGCACAAACCACCTTGGCCCCTTCGCGAGCATATCGCAGCGAGATTGCCCTCCCGAGTCCAGAGGATGCGCCAGTGACAATGGCAACTTTATCCTGGAGGCGTAATGCAGAAGACATGGGAGCGTTGAGTGAGTTTAAGCTATTCGATGAGAAAGACAGGACCGTGGTTGAGCCAAAGGCAACTGAAAACTGAATTGGCCTCCATTATATACTTTTTTCGAGATTCCAAACCCCTCAGAAGGGTACGGCCGAGAATTCGAGCAATGCGGGGAGTACATGTATCACATTAAGTCAGACTGCTCGGGTCAGTTACCTTTCACGAGAACAGGAAAATTGAATGAACCCGAGAGTGGTCTCTCGGGTATGCTGCAAGTTGTAAGCTCGGGTATATTGCTCTTTTTGGGAAAGCCGCCATGCAAAGTGTTGTATATGCGAATATCAACATGAGTGCATCGCATGGACAACTTATATAAGTATCAGAACGGTTCATTGTAGCGAAGTCCAAGTCCAATTGCTGTCGGCTTATCCGAAATTTTAATAACGAAAACGGAAATGATCGAGAAGACGTCTGATATTGGAGGCACATTTGTGAACTCCTGTAAGTATCATTCATTTCTTTCACGCATAAAGACTCAGCGAGATATGGACTTGATAACCGATCTGTTTTAGGGCCTATTATCTCATCCCTACTCATACTTTTCAAGTGGAGGAAGTGATGGTTTGATGTTTAATGTATGAAGTTCGAAATACCCCCCCCAAGACTCACCGCATAGAGATTGCAGGTAGAAAAAAGACAAGAGATACTAACGAATTATATAAGATGAATTAGCCTGCCCTAACGTCAAAAAGAGATCACACTACCTTATACAAAACAACAGCACATGGCCAATTTTGGAAAGTTTGCGGCGATTCCACGTGATAATGTGGGAACGTCTGTCAAGAATTTTTGAGATTGAAGGCCTCTCATCAATGAGTTGTTTGGTGGTGATTGCTCTCATCTGGTGCCTGTTGAATGAAAATCTATTTATAGAGTTGGCTCTAACTGAATGCCAAAACTTCGGGAATGCGCTCCTACTCCCGCTGGTATGTGCTGAGAAACTTTATCGATACATAATGGCTCATACATTGTTGCAGATTGACTTGCAAGGGTCGAGAGCTTAAATGTGATGAGGCAAAACCAAACTGTGGTAATTGCATGAAGGCTTCTCGGGATTGTACTTATGGGGGTCAATCTCTATTCCGTAGCCAAACACTAAGGCACAAACTAACAAGAGTCAGCTGGCGATATAAACAACAGCCCCCTGTGTTCAACGAGGATCACATCTGGGTTAAGGTCCCAAACAAGCGTAAGTGTCAGAATCTGAGTGCATTCCATTCTGCTCACGTCAGACAAGTTACTTTTGTCCAGGTTGAAGATGCTTGGGCACCTGATAATGAAACCATTACAGACGCAGAAGAAGGTGATTCGGATAGAGGAACAGATGCTGGTGTGGAAAATACCGACTCTGGCCGTCATAAAATGTCGGACTATGGTTCTGTTCAATCTCACTCTCTTCAATATGCGCCAGCTTTAGATGCACCCCAGGAGTATGTGCTCTTTCTGCGAAACATCTAAGACATCTATATCAGACTTCTGCACCTCTACACAACGACTTCGGTCTCCCTATGGCAGACAAGGAGACATGGCAATATCAATCAGCAAATCATTACGACCAAGCACTTGGCCGTTTGGAGACAGCCATCAACCTGGAAGCATACGTCAAAAACCCCTCCGATAAGGAGAAGATGCTCGTCGCTGTTGCGATACTCTGCACCTTCGAATTAATGGATGCTCCTGGCAGTGCTTGGAGAGCTCGTTTGGGCGCTTTACCCCTCTTTAATGATAATGCTACTTCCATGTCAGCTCAATCGACCATCATAATTCCTAGGACAGCTATAAAGGGGCCAATATTCTGGAGCCTTGCAAGACAGGACTTGTTGTGTGCCTGTAAGCTCCTGGACACTTTGCTGATCTAATCATGCGCGGTGGTTAGTTAACCATCACAGTCATAAGCGAGACTCAGGCACGACTGAATTTGAAGAACTTGCGTTTTTTTGCAGAATGCGGGCCTAGCCGCCGATGTGCACGGAGCTCTCCTATCGTGCAGCCACCTCAGCATGGCGGATATCCAGAGTTCTTCTGGTGTTGAAGAAGATATGAAAAGTAATGAGCTCACGTGGATACTCGTTAAAATTGCAAACCACCTGACAGCTGGAGACGCTCTGGCTCCTGAGGACTTTGCATT
This sequence is a window from Aspergillus chevalieri M1 DNA, chromosome 5, nearly complete sequence. Protein-coding genes within it:
- a CDS encoding SDR family NAD(P)-dependent oxidoreductase (COG:Q;~EggNog:ENOG410PJB5;~InterPro:IPR002347,IPR036291,IPR020904;~PFAM:PF00106,PF13561,PF08659;~go_function: GO:0016491 - oxidoreductase activity [Evidence IEA];~go_process: GO:0055114 - oxidation-reduction process [Evidence IEA]) produces the protein MSSALRLQDKVAIVTGASSGLGRAISLRYAREGAKVVCADLSVTARSQAPEELDTATHDLITRDGGHAIFVQTDVGDAGQMERLVQAAVDRFGRLDILVNNAGVALEARTPAVCHLTDEDVWDTTMRVNVKSVFLGCKYATAQMLKQPPHSSGDRGWIINMSSIMGIVAGLDNPSYCASKGAVSNLTKQVALDYAPHRIHVNAICPGYTQTAIFKETTTYMTPWNDLKQRHPFNGPGWPDDIAKLSVVLASDDANWVTGILLPVDGGYTAR